The proteins below are encoded in one region of Syngnathus acus chromosome 2, fSynAcu1.2, whole genome shotgun sequence:
- the LOC119137873 gene encoding cyclic AMP-responsive element-binding protein 1-like: MTMEACADTQSSGETGVKQESESGLAQASIALSQATSSSPTVALVQLPNGQTVQVHGVIQAAQPSVIQSPQVQAVQISTVAESEDSQESVDSVTDSQKRREILSRRPSYRKILNDLSSDAPAVPCIEEEKSEDDSGPAITTVTMPTPIYQTSSGQYIAITQGGAIQLTNNGTDGVQGLQALTMANATTGQPGTTILQYAQTSDGQQILLPSNQVVVQAASGDVQAYQIRTAATSAIAPGVVMATSPALGTGTGTEEVTRKREVRLMKNREAARECRRKKKEYVKCLENRVAVLENQNKTLIEELKALKDLYCHKSE; the protein is encoded by the exons atgacaatggAAGCTTGTGCCGATACACAATCAAGTGGTGAAACGGGTGTGAAACAGGAGTCTGAGAGTGGCCTGGCCCAG GCTTCCATTGCATTGAGCCAGGCGACGTCCAGCAGTCCTACCGTGGCCTTGGTGCAGCTGCCCAACGGCCAAACCGTCCAAGTGCACGGGGTGATCCAAGCGGCTCAGCCTTCGGTTATCCAGTCCCCTCAGGTCCAAGCAGTTCAG ATTTCAACGGTTGCTGAGAGCGAAGACTCTCAGGAGTCTGTCGACAGCGTCACAGATTCTCAGAAGAGGAGAGAGATCCTGTCCAGACGACCTTCGTAcag gAAAATCCTAAACGACTTATCATCAGACGCTCCGGCCGTTCCGTGCATCGAGGAAGAAAAGTCAGAAGACGACTCGGGTCCGGCCATCACCACCGTCACCATGCCCACGCCCATCTACCAAACCAGCAGCGGCCAGTACA TCGCCATCACTCAAGGAGGGGCCATCCAGTTGACCAATAACGGGACCGACGGCGTTCAGGGTCTGCAAGCTCTCACCATGGCCAATGCTACCACGGGCCAACCCGGAACCACCATCCTGCAATACGCCCAGACCAGTGATGGCCAGCAGATTCTGTTGCCTAGCAACCAGGTGGTTGTACAAG CCGCCTCCGGAGACGTTCAGGCCTATCAGATCCGCACAGCGGCGACCAGCGCCATCGCCCCCGGGGTTGTCATGGCGACCTCGCCCGCATTGGGCACGGGGACGGGAACAGAGGAAGTCACGCGTAAACGAGAGGTGCGCCTGATGAAAAACAG GGAGGCCGCCCGCGAGTGTCgcaggaagaagaaggagTACGTCAAGTGTTTGGAGAATCGCGTGGCCGTGCTGGAGAACCAGAACAAAACCCTCATCGAGGAACTCAAAGCCCTCAAAGACTTGTACTGCCACAAATCCGAGTAG
- the mettl21a gene encoding protein N-lysine methyltransferase METTL21A, producing MALVPYVENVVPALSKLQNSSSRFHFASHEINIAQDWRKLGVAAVVWDAAVVLCMYLELGHVDLKGKVSIELGAGTGLVGIVAALLGAKVTVTDRKCALDFLSSNVKSNLPPDLRESVVVSELSWGEGLARFPAGGFDLVLGADIVYLEDTFVPLIETLEHLCADATVVLLACRIRYERDSNFLNMLKERFTVEEVHYDNDKDIHIYKAQKHLPRSDL from the exons ATGGCTCTGGTTCCGTATGTCGAAAATGTGGTGCCAGCGCTTTCCAAACTCCAAAATTCATCATCGCGTTTTCATTTCGCCAGCCATGAGATCAACATAGCCCAGGATTGGAGGAAACTTGGAGTAGCAGCAGTTGTGTGGGATGCG gcCGTTGTGTTGTGTATGTACTTGGAGCTGGGTCATGTGGATCTCAAGGGAAAAGTGTCCATTGAGCTGGGAGCAGGCACCGGACTAGTGGGCATCGTTGCAGCCCTGTTAG GTGCCAAAGTGACCGTCACTGACAGAAAGTGTGCTCTGGACTTCCTTTCTTCCAATGTCAAATCCAACCTGCCACCTGACCTCCGGGAATCTGTGGTGGTGTCTGAACTGTCTTGGGGCGAGGGGCTGGCCCGCTTCCCAGCTGGGGGCTTCGATCTAGTCTTGGGAGCAGACATTGTTTACCTGGAGGACACATTTGTGCCGCTGATAGAGACACTTGAGCACTTATGTGCGGATGCCACCGTGGTGCTGCTGGCTTGCAGGATCCGCTATGAACGAGATagcaattttttaaatatgctgAAGGAGCGGTTCACCGTCGAGGAGGTTCACTATGACAACGACAAGGACATTCATATATACAAAGCGCAGAAGCATCTACCCAGGAGTGATTTATGA
- the LOC119137869 gene encoding cyclin-Y-like protein 1, translated as MGGSVSCCISPRESPKNHRIELELEECPFTAEDVSEDTGTYLQHISDRELPDELAHEANPSDHPGATTLFLNKSQTDVREKRKSNYMNNVSPGLAMRKYSSCSTIFLDDSTVSQPNLKNTIKCVALAIYYNIKNRDSSRSLDIFDEKKHPLSRQKVADDYFAVNPEHKLIYRFIRTLFNSAQLTAECAIVTLVYLERLLTYAELDICPSNWKRIVLGAILLASKVWDDQAVWNVDYCQILKDIAVEDMNEMERHFLELLQFNINVPASVYAKYYFDLRSLADDNNFGFLLEPLSNKRAQKLEAISRLCEDRYKNLSKTCLRKSVSADNLGAVKNTKAILS; from the exons ATGGGTGGGTCGGTGTCCTGCTGCATCTCTCCAAGAGAGAGTCCGAAGAACCACAGGAtagagctggagctggagGAATGTCCTTTTACTGCAGAGGATGTGAGTGAAGACACTGGAACCTACCTGCAACACATCAGTGACAGAGAGCTCCCTGACG AACTGGCACATGAGGCAAACCCGTCGGACCACCCGGGAGCCACCACCCTGTTCCTGAACAAGTCTCAGACGGATG TGCGAGAGAAAAGGAAAAGCAACTACATGAACAAT GTGTCTCCTGGCCTTGCGATGAGGAAGTACAGCTCCTGCTCTACAATCTTCCTCGATGACAGCACAGTCAGCCAGCCGAACCTCAAGAACACCATCAAATG TGTGGCCTTGGCTATTTACTATAACATCAAAAACAG GGATTCCAGCCGCTCACTGGACATATTTGATGAGAAGAAACACCCGCTGTCG CGGCAAAAGGTTGCAGACGACTACTTTGCAGTGAACCCCGAGCACAAGCTCATCTACCGCTTCATCCGCACGCTCTTCAACTCTGCCCAGCTGACCGCCGAATGCGCCATTGTGACACTG GTGTACTTGGAGCGGCTGCTAACTTACGCAGAGCTGGACATCTGTCCTTCCAACTGGAAGCGTATTGTTTTAGGTGCCATCCTGCTGGCCTCCAAAGTCTGGGACGACCAGGCGGTTTGGAATGTGGACTACTGCCAGATCCTCAAAGACATCGCTGTGGAGGACAT gaatgAGATGGAGCGTCACTTCCTTGAGTTGCTCCAGTTCAACATCAACGTTCCGGCCAGTGTCTACGCTAAATACTACTTTGACTTGCGCTCGCTCGCCGATGACAACAACTTTGGCTTCCTCTTGGAGCCGCTCAGCAACAAGCGGGCTCAAAAGTTGGAG GCCATCTCAAGGCTATGTGAGGACCGCTACAAGAACCTGAGCAAAACCTGTTTGCGGAAGTCCGTCAGTGCAGACAACTTGGGTGCTGTCAAGAACACAAAGGCAATATTGTCTTAA